In Halobacteriovorax marinus SJ, the following proteins share a genomic window:
- a CDS encoding flagellin N-terminal helical domain-containing protein, with the protein MGMRINTNVSSLSAQRTLSTTNRNMNDNLRKLSSGERITRAADDAAGLAISENLKAQIRGMRQAKRNANDAISLIQTAEGGLNEISNIIIRLRELSVQAANDTLGPEERKYSDIEFQNLKEEIDRISRSSEFNGVKLLDGTGGRMEFQVGIHNDPINDRLVYDGTGSDATISTLGLSADNVASKEGAQSSLQKLDDALVQVNGIRANMGALQNRLSSTVNNLGISDENLSAAKSRIRDVDIAAETAELAKNNILIQSGTSVLSQANQFPSIANKLLG; encoded by the coding sequence ATGGGAATGAGAATAAATACTAACGTATCGTCGCTATCAGCACAAAGAACGTTAAGTACTACAAACAGAAATATGAACGACAACCTGAGGAAACTTTCTTCAGGAGAGAGAATAACTAGAGCTGCGGATGATGCAGCAGGACTCGCTATAAGCGAAAACTTGAAGGCCCAGATTAGAGGGATGCGACAAGCAAAGAGAAATGCAAACGATGCAATCTCCCTAATCCAGACAGCTGAAGGTGGTTTAAATGAGATTTCAAACATTATTATCAGACTTAGAGAACTCTCAGTACAAGCTGCCAACGACACACTTGGACCAGAGGAAAGAAAGTACTCTGACATTGAATTCCAAAACCTTAAAGAAGAGATTGACAGAATCTCAAGGTCGAGTGAATTCAACGGAGTTAAGCTACTCGATGGAACAGGTGGGAGAATGGAGTTTCAGGTCGGTATTCACAATGATCCAATCAACGATAGACTCGTCTATGATGGAACTGGATCAGATGCTACGATCTCAACTCTTGGGCTTTCAGCAGATAATGTTGCCTCTAAAGAGGGAGCTCAGTCTTCTCTACAAAAACTTGATGATGCACTTGTGCAAGTCAATGGAATTAGGGCCAATATGGGTGCCCTACAAAACAGACTCTCGTCAACTGTTAACAACTTGGGGATCAGTGATGAGAATTTAAGTGCGGCTAAGTCAAGAATTAGAGATGTAGATATCGCTGCCGAAACAGCAGAGTTAGCTAAAAACAACATCCTAATTCAATCTGGAACATCAGTGTTATCGCAAGCTAACCAGTTCCCGAGCATAGCCAACAAATTACTTGGTTAA
- the cpaB gene encoding Flp pilus assembly protein CpaB, with the protein MNTRALTLALIIAVFAMFMVYTYIDDEKTKIIKKYGKEQSVVIAKVDIKELELIDDSKVTVTSMPSNFVHEKAFKTIKEIQNTVATVPILKGEQITKPRVSWPDERSGLSRQVAVGKRAISLDVSERASVGKLIKPGDRVDILAGIDYAGGRKDLQKMKTILQDVLILSTGKSISGNLPIIGVKTPRVIKKMKLNTYSDYGTVTLELDPYEVQKLVFILSYNSGTPPYLALRNNTDKEVVRIKSTKLFDILGEDASEAKIFFSEKYKSQGN; encoded by the coding sequence ATGAACACTAGAGCACTCACATTGGCCTTGATTATTGCAGTCTTTGCAATGTTCATGGTTTATACGTATATCGATGATGAAAAAACTAAAATCATAAAGAAGTATGGTAAAGAGCAGTCAGTTGTCATTGCTAAAGTTGATATCAAAGAACTTGAACTCATTGATGATTCAAAAGTAACTGTTACATCAATGCCTTCAAACTTTGTTCACGAGAAAGCATTTAAAACAATTAAGGAAATTCAAAACACTGTTGCAACAGTTCCTATTCTTAAGGGCGAGCAAATTACCAAGCCAAGAGTTAGTTGGCCGGATGAGAGAAGTGGTCTTTCAAGACAGGTTGCTGTAGGGAAGAGAGCAATCTCTTTAGACGTATCTGAAAGAGCTTCAGTTGGTAAATTGATTAAGCCCGGAGATAGGGTAGATATTCTGGCGGGAATTGACTATGCAGGTGGTAGAAAAGATTTACAGAAAATGAAGACGATACTTCAAGATGTTCTTATTCTTTCAACGGGTAAGAGTATTTCTGGAAACCTTCCTATTATTGGTGTTAAGACACCAAGAGTAATTAAGAAAATGAAGCTTAATACATATAGTGACTATGGAACGGTAACACTTGAGTTAGATCCATATGAAGTACAGAAGCTAGTTTTTATTCTTAGTTATAATTCTGGTACTCCACCATATCTAGCACTAAGAAATAATACGGATAAAGAAGTTGTTCGAATTAAGTCGACTAAACTCTTCGATATCCTTGGAGAGGATGCGTCTGAGGCAAAGATATTCTTCTCTGAAAAATACAAGAGTCAAGGCAACTAA
- a CDS encoding Flp family type IVb pilin — MDNKSKNILLEERGQSAVEYIMLLAVISLITFSIVNSNKFKDFMGEDSGFFAGLRSQLEYSYRHGYLNSEADRSDDNYSGPHETYYDIDDGRTRFFTGGEQYPR; from the coding sequence ATGGACAATAAGAGCAAAAATATTTTATTAGAAGAAAGAGGGCAAAGTGCTGTTGAGTACATAATGTTACTCGCAGTTATAAGCTTAATTACTTTCTCCATTGTAAACTCTAATAAATTTAAAGATTTTATGGGAGAGGATTCTGGATTCTTTGCAGGCTTAAGGTCTCAGTTGGAGTACTCCTATCGCCATGGTTATTTAAATAGTGAAGCTGATCGAAGCGATGATAACTACAGTGGTCCGCATGAGACATACTACGATATTGATGACGGTCGAACACGTTTTTTTACAGGAGGGGAGCAATATCCACGCTAA
- a CDS encoding flagellin N-terminal helical domain-containing protein, giving the protein MGLRINTNVASLNAQRNLSGTRINMNKSLEKLSSGQRINRAGDDAAGLAISENLKAQIKGLGQAKRNAEDGISLVQIAEGALGEVSNILIRLRELSVQAASDTIGATERKFLNVEFEQLTSEMDRIANSTEFNRVPLLNGTGAVFDIQIGTRNDPISDRLTFDASSADVNVAALGLNLASVADKISSQNSLSSIDSAIVSVSGIRADFGALQNRLQSTINNIAVSVENLSAANSRVRDTDIAAETAELTKQNILMTAGTSVLSQANSSTKNALSLIQSASQG; this is encoded by the coding sequence ATGGGACTTCGTATTAACACAAATGTTGCGTCACTTAATGCACAAAGAAATCTAAGTGGTACGCGTATCAACATGAACAAGTCGTTAGAGAAACTATCGTCTGGTCAAAGAATTAACAGAGCTGGTGACGATGCCGCTGGACTCGCAATTTCAGAAAATTTAAAAGCACAGATTAAAGGTCTTGGACAAGCAAAGAGAAATGCTGAAGATGGTATCTCTTTAGTTCAAATTGCTGAAGGTGCCTTAGGGGAAGTATCAAATATACTAATCCGTCTTAGAGAGCTCTCAGTACAGGCCGCTTCTGATACTATCGGAGCAACAGAGAGAAAATTTCTTAATGTTGAATTCGAGCAATTAACATCAGAGATGGATAGAATTGCAAACTCTACAGAGTTTAACAGAGTTCCACTACTAAACGGAACTGGAGCAGTATTTGATATTCAGATCGGAACGAGAAATGACCCTATAAGTGATAGATTAACTTTTGATGCTTCAAGCGCAGACGTTAACGTTGCCGCTTTAGGATTAAATCTTGCTTCTGTAGCTGACAAGATCTCATCTCAGAACTCATTGTCTTCAATTGACTCTGCGATTGTATCTGTATCAGGTATTAGAGCTGACTTTGGTGCTTTACAAAATAGACTTCAATCAACAATTAACAACATTGCTGTAAGTGTTGAGAACCTTTCTGCTGCTAACTCAAGAGTTAGAGACACAGATATCGCTGCAGAGACTGCAGAGTTAACTAAGCAGAATATCTTAATGACAGCTGGTACATCAGTTCTATCTCAAGCGAACTCTAGTACAAAGAACGCCTTAAGCTTAATTCAATCAGCCTCTCAAGGGTAA
- a CDS encoding SDR family oxidoreductase — protein MENVTTLVPKREKTILIFGLSSFVGSNLAEFFKKDFRVVGTYNKNPIFIPGVLALPCDVLNKEEVQLALYAFKPDITIYAVGLSSVMECSRNPDLADALNASGLFNVVEYCQRYKSQVCYLSSGFVFAGEDKQYIEMDIPDPNTVYGKTQASAEFYIQKSSLNYIIFRSCKLYGRGHIENRKTFFETIQKDFMDRKNISCDDNVKTGYLDVYYLAMILKICFEKGVKNRLFQISSNNTASFNEFVKDYCEIFSESSGLVQKGRWPFPFVASAATLPSGDKINFDLDISNIEGFLNINMPTVKESLEFTFKRFMGKAKTARGGSSGGEDVTFI, from the coding sequence ATGGAAAATGTCACAACTCTAGTACCAAAAAGAGAAAAAACAATTTTAATATTCGGTCTATCATCTTTTGTTGGATCAAACCTTGCTGAGTTCTTTAAAAAAGATTTTAGAGTTGTTGGTACATATAATAAAAATCCAATCTTTATTCCAGGTGTTCTAGCGCTACCATGTGATGTTTTAAATAAAGAAGAGGTGCAACTCGCTCTCTATGCTTTTAAGCCTGATATTACAATATATGCTGTTGGGCTCTCGTCTGTAATGGAGTGTTCAAGAAATCCTGATCTCGCTGATGCTCTCAATGCAAGTGGTTTATTCAATGTTGTAGAGTACTGCCAGAGGTATAAATCTCAAGTTTGCTATTTATCTTCGGGCTTTGTTTTTGCTGGTGAAGATAAGCAGTATATAGAAATGGATATACCTGATCCAAATACTGTTTATGGAAAGACTCAGGCCTCTGCCGAGTTTTATATACAGAAGTCGTCGCTAAATTATATTATTTTTAGAAGTTGTAAACTCTATGGGCGCGGTCATATTGAAAATAGAAAGACTTTCTTTGAAACGATTCAAAAAGACTTTATGGATCGAAAGAATATTTCTTGTGATGATAATGTGAAAACAGGTTATTTAGATGTTTACTACCTTGCCATGATCTTAAAGATTTGTTTTGAAAAGGGTGTAAAGAATAGACTCTTTCAAATTAGTTCCAATAATACGGCAAGCTTTAATGAATTTGTTAAGGATTACTGCGAGATCTTCTCGGAAAGTTCTGGTCTTGTACAAAAGGGTCGATGGCCATTTCCATTCGTTGCCTCTGCTGCAACTCTTCCGTCCGGAGATAAAATTAACTTTGATTTAGATATCTCAAATATCGAAGGCTTCCTAAATATTAATATGCCTACCGTGAAAGAGTCACTAGAGTTCACTTTTAAACGATTTATGGGTAAAGCAAAAACTGCACGAGGCGGCTCCTCTGGTGGAGAAGACGTAACTTTTATTTAA
- a CDS encoding Flp family type IVb pilin, with protein MKKTLLAYLKDESGQTSTEYILLVAVVALIVFKFKDVASSRLNKITEDVFGKAEGFVDSIE; from the coding sequence ATGAAAAAAACTTTGCTGGCCTATTTAAAAGACGAAAGTGGGCAAACTTCAACAGAATATATTCTTCTGGTTGCGGTTGTAGCATTAATCGTTTTTAAATTCAAAGATGTTGCCTCATCAAGATTAAATAAAATCACTGAGGACGTTTTTGGTAAAGCGGAAGGCTTCGTAGACAGTATAGAATAA
- a CDS encoding pilus assembly-related protein, which yields MRLVKTFLIFIYTISIFAQQGKNVPEKKVEVVLGIDHVEKLDFAPSTKVQVGNDTILNHVIIPQKREITFKGLKPGQTSVMVRNTVGDIKAKFLVNITATDQSKVVQELKEFLGDVEGLEIGIKGNKVYVGGEIVVPSDIGRVIVVLGGYPDVVQLVELSPQTQRVIARNMQKEIQKSNMPDVTVRVANGLFMLEGVVSSDVDKTRAEQIAAVYVPDMIQNLARRTEAVKAAEKDIIQNFISVNAKKKPAPIPKMIKISAQFVELTKDYNKIFGFKWEPVLGGGGGTINIGKGADGGVTSSSSGTLAGTISNLFPKLASAKSAGYARVIQSGVIITKDKIASKIVKRSEKPFAIGTGEFVRTEKATAGFDLSITPTILPQEKVDLSMGLTVSANVGDPPETTSNTIQTALVVKSKESAVVGGVVVNKSSTDFDRNPPGGVDEVEDGSKLFSFVKSKAYLTNKSQFVVFVTPEIIESASTGTEEIKRKFRSRRR from the coding sequence ATGAGACTTGTTAAAACTTTTTTAATATTCATTTATACCATTTCGATCTTTGCTCAGCAGGGAAAGAATGTTCCTGAGAAAAAAGTTGAAGTTGTTCTAGGTATAGACCATGTAGAGAAACTCGATTTTGCACCTTCTACAAAAGTGCAAGTTGGTAATGATACCATTTTAAATCACGTAATTATTCCACAAAAAAGAGAGATCACATTTAAAGGTCTTAAACCGGGACAGACATCTGTAATGGTAAGAAATACTGTTGGAGATATTAAGGCCAAGTTCTTAGTAAATATCACTGCAACTGACCAATCTAAGGTTGTTCAAGAGTTAAAAGAATTTCTTGGTGATGTTGAAGGTCTGGAAATTGGTATCAAGGGTAATAAGGTCTACGTAGGTGGAGAGATTGTTGTCCCATCAGATATTGGTAGGGTGATCGTTGTTCTTGGTGGGTATCCAGACGTTGTACAATTAGTAGAACTCTCTCCTCAGACCCAGAGAGTTATCGCTCGTAATATGCAAAAAGAAATTCAAAAAAGTAATATGCCAGATGTAACGGTAAGGGTTGCGAATGGACTCTTTATGCTTGAAGGTGTTGTTAGTTCTGATGTGGATAAGACTAGGGCCGAGCAAATCGCTGCTGTCTATGTTCCTGACATGATTCAAAACCTTGCGAGACGAACTGAAGCGGTAAAGGCGGCGGAGAAAGATATTATTCAAAACTTTATTAGTGTAAATGCGAAGAAGAAGCCTGCGCCAATTCCAAAGATGATAAAAATCTCTGCCCAATTTGTTGAGCTTACAAAAGATTATAATAAAATTTTTGGGTTTAAGTGGGAGCCAGTTCTCGGTGGAGGCGGTGGTACTATAAATATTGGTAAGGGCGCCGATGGTGGTGTGACATCTTCATCTAGTGGAACCCTTGCTGGAACCATTTCAAATCTCTTTCCAAAGTTAGCATCAGCTAAGAGTGCCGGTTATGCGAGAGTTATTCAATCTGGTGTCATTATAACTAAAGATAAGATAGCGAGTAAGATCGTTAAGAGAAGTGAGAAGCCTTTTGCAATTGGTACTGGAGAGTTTGTTAGAACTGAGAAAGCAACTGCTGGGTTTGATCTCTCTATCACTCCTACAATTTTGCCACAAGAGAAAGTTGACTTGAGTATGGGACTAACCGTCAGTGCAAACGTAGGTGATCCTCCAGAGACAACATCTAATACTATTCAAACTGCATTAGTTGTTAAAAGTAAGGAGAGTGCTGTTGTTGGTGGTGTTGTTGTAAATAAATCTTCAACAGATTTTGACAGAAACCCACCGGGTGGAGTTGATGAAGTAGAAGATGGAAGTAAATTATTTTCTTTTGTGAAGTCGAAGGCATATTTAACGAATAAGTCTCAGTTTGTTGTTTTCGTAACACCTGAGATTATCGAATCAGCTTCGACAGGAACTGAAGAGATAAAAAGAAAATTTAGAAGTAGAAGGCGATAA
- a CDS encoding A24 family peptidase — MPISVYLFLVVQLFFVASHDVTHKKISNFWPLINISFYLLSVFFFPDHYNFGWSTFVFPIAFFIVGIFLFTLKIMGAGDSKYLLSFYLLIPVSLHETAFIFLAYSTVVVGLSLLLTNIIKRSDIIKLAIKTKNLRLIKTIFGQRFSYAPVILVSWLWFGWTIRAKIFY, encoded by the coding sequence ATGCCAATATCAGTCTATCTCTTTCTAGTAGTACAACTCTTCTTTGTCGCTTCTCACGATGTTACTCACAAGAAAATTTCTAACTTTTGGCCGCTCATAAATATTTCATTCTATTTACTAAGTGTCTTCTTTTTTCCCGACCACTATAATTTTGGATGGAGTACATTTGTCTTTCCAATTGCATTCTTTATTGTAGGAATATTTCTATTCACTTTAAAAATTATGGGAGCGGGGGATTCGAAATACTTATTATCTTTTTACTTGTTGATCCCAGTTTCTCTACATGAGACAGCATTTATCTTTCTCGCTTACTCTACTGTTGTTGTCGGGCTTTCTCTTTTATTAACCAATATAATTAAAAGATCTGATATCATTAAATTAGCAATTAAAACTAAGAACTTAAGATTAATAAAAACAATCTTTGGACAAAGGTTTTCATACGCACCAGTTATATTAGTTTCGTGGTTATGGTTTGGATGGACAATAAGAGCAAAAATATTTTATTAG